The stretch of DNA CTTCATTTACATACCCACTCGTATAAGAATCGGTTATTTGGTTGCTAATTGTTGTTGCTGCCTCGTCATCATAAAAAAATTGCAGCTTTTCATTTTGTTTTTTCGACATGTCACTAATTCTCCTTTTTTGTACGAATACACGATATAGTTTTCGTAATTTTCCAGGAGTATAATATAGGTAAATATTAGAATATTTTTTACAATTTCAATCCATAGGAGATGAGAACATGTATAAACATGTATTAGTTGCAGTTGACGGATCAAAAGAATCAGAGCAAGCCTTCCAAAAAGCACTTCATCTTTGTTTAAAGGATAATGCAGCACTCACTATTACACATATTATAGACATTCATACTTTTGCAGCCATGAACTTGCATACAGGAACTGCAATAGAGCATGCAGAAAATTATGCAAAAGAATTATTGACTAAGTTTGAAAAACAGGCAGTAGAGGCTAACGTTAAAACTGTAAATAAAATAGTAGACTTCGGTTCTCCAAAAATATTAATCGCTAGAGATATCGCACGTAAAAACAGCATTGATCTAATTGTATGTGGTGCAACCGGTGTAAATGCTATAGAAAGATTACTTATCGGAAGTGTTTCCGAAAATATAGTTAGAAATGCTGCTTGTGATGTTCTAGTTGTTAGAAACTAATAATCCTCCTACCTCCTCCCATTGTTGGAAGCGCTTATTTGTTATACAATAAATATATTAGAGGAGAAAAAGGAAGGATGTTCGACCTTATGTACTGTTTTAAAAAAGACGAACGGTTAGGCATTTCACTACCGAAACTAGAGAAAGACTGGGCTAAATACAGTAAAGAAGAACAAGATGAAATATTATTACAATGGGAAAAAATTCGAGGGAAAATTCCGGACCGAATTAAAGATATAGAACAAGAAATTAATGAAAAACAAGAAAAGCTAAACAATGAAGCTAACTTCGAGAAGTCATGTGAATTAAATGAATCGATCGCTAATTTAGCTAGTATAATAAATGACCTTTGGCTATGGTATCGATTAAATCAGGAAGTTTCTTCAAATAAAATACATTCTTAAGAAAAAACAAAGGCATCCTTTAAGGAATGCCTTTGTTTTATTAATATTCGTTTTCTGCCAAATGTCGAACAGAAAAATAGTGATGTGCAAAAGTAGAAACTTGCTTCGTCCAATAATGATTGAGGCTAGCACCTGTGACAATGCCTACTATCGGCAAACGCTCTTTTTTTCGGGTAACCGTGATAATAAAGATTAGTTTTAATAAATGTGTTAAAGGGTGATGTATCCAAGTCTCTGGGTGCTCACGTTCTGACAACGGATAAAAGTATGGGTCTCGTTCTAGTTTAAGTTCTTGTTTAAGTTGCTCCCATCTCTCATACTGAAATCGTTTAGGTAATGTTGCTGCATAATAAACTTGTAGTAGGCGAACCATTTCCATAGGAGATTTTGATGTATAGCCAAACGACATTGCAATAAGTTGAGTTGTTCTAATATTTAATAGTGTAAACGCAGGGATATCCATAGCAAGCGTTGAATACTTCCCAATTCCAGTCATTCCACCTTGGACAAGTGCATAAAGCTTTTGTTTTGCCATTTGCTGATTTGCAATAAATGATTTTTGTTCTAAATTTAATGTTTGTATTTGCTCTATAGAAGTAATGGAAGGTTCAAATATTTGAGCAGTATTTATGATTCTTTGTTCCGCTTCATTTTGAAAGGTAGATTCTTGAATGATTCCTTGTAGGTGAAATAGCCAAGTGTCGAGTTGTTGAAAAAAATTGTGTTTTAATTCTTCTGGTATGTAAGAAAATGCTGTTTCTAACCAGCTATCAATTGTTTCTTCTAGTTGTGATTTCTGAAGTAATTTAAGTTCATTTTCCCAGCTTACTATCTTATCTTTCACTTGAGATTCTTGCATAAAAATCTCCCCTTACTTAGTTCCATATTTACACATATTATAGCATAGTCGGTTTCATAATGTCGTTATCAAGTATCTAGAACTACATCCGCAAGTGTAGTTTAACGACAAGAACAAATGCGAAGGCGCTTCGTTCAGGCCCGTACAAACTGGACTGTTACGGTTGTGATAAAGGAAACACGGCGACGGAGGAGCCAGAACGTAGCAACACAAAGTTAGTAGTTATCTACAACTGTCCACTTTAATAATTGCCTAAACGATAAAAAAGATGGGCAAGATTATTCTCGCCCACCTTCTTTATTAGTATACTTTATCCCCATTAAAAATGGAGTTCTTCACTACTACATAGTCCACATGTTTAATTGCATCTAGTTTGTTACCACCAGCATACGAAATAGATGATTGTAAGTCTTGTTCCATTTCTTTAAGTGTATCTTTTAATGAGCCTTTATGCTCAACGAAGATTTTTTTACCTTCTACGTTTTTCTTTTCACCTTTTTGAAATTCTGACGCAGAACCAAAATATTCTTTAAATAGCTTACCATCTCTCTCAACAGTTTCTCCCGGTGATTCTTCATGGCCAGCAAATAAAGAACCAATCATTACCATGGAAGCTCCGAATCTAATAGATTTTGCAATATCACCGTGCGTACGAATACCACCGTCAGCAATAACCGGTTTACTTGCTGCCTTTGCACACCAACGTAATGCAGCTAACTGCCATCCACCAGTTCCGAAACCTGTTTTAATTTTTGTGATACAAACTTTACCAGGTCCAATGCCAACTTTAGTCGCATCAGCACCCGCGTTTTCAAGCTCTCTCACTGCTTCAGGAGTTCCAACATTTCCTGCGATAACGAAACTATTTGGTAAGTGCTTTTTAATATGCTGAATCATTTCAATAACGGCATTAGAATGTCCGTGCGCAATATCAATCGTGATATAATCAGGAGTTAATTGCTCTTCGGCTAACTGTTGAACAAATGAGTATTCTTCTTCTTTTACCCCGACACTGATTGAAGCGATTAACCCACGAGCATGCATATCTTTAATGAAATCGATACGTTTTTCCGGTTCGAATCGATGCATAATGTAAAAATAACCATTTTCCGCTAGGTAAAGAGCGATTTTTTCATCTATAATTGTCTGCATGTTTGCAGGTACAACTGGCAGGTTAAAAGTATGTTTACCTAATTTAATAGTAGTATCACATTCTGAACGGCTATTTACGATACATTTAGCCGGAATTAATTGAATATCTTCGTAGTCAAATACATTTTCCATGTCGAACACCCCTAGAGACGAATATTATTTAGATAACTTTTTGTTAACGTTCGTACATTACGTAATTTACATCATTTCTCTCATAAAGTCAAAGAGTTTTTATTTATTTTTCTAATTTAGTTCAAAAAAGAGAGAGATGGTCAGTATTCAAGCAAAAAAAAAAAGAATTCGGCACTTAAACCAAATTCTTTTTTATTTATATTATACGTTAGCTAGACGCAATACATCGCGTGCAATCATAACCTCTTCATTTGTTGGGATAATAATAACTTTTACAGGTGAGTGCGGATAGTTAATAAAGGCTTCTTTTCCTCTAACCTGGTTTAGCGTAGGATCCCAGTAAACGCCCATAAACTCTAAACCGCGAAGAACACGCGCACGAATTTCCGTACTATTTTCACCGATACCTGCAGTGAAAATAATAGCATCTACTCCGTACATTCTAGCCGCATATGAGCCGATGTATTTATGGATTCTACTTGCAAACACATCAAGTGCTAGCTGAGCACGCTCATTTCCTTCTTTCGCAGCACTTTCGATATCACGTAAATCACTAGAGAATCCAGAAACACCTAATATTCCGCTCTTTTTATTTAATACGTCTAATACTTCATCTGCACTTTTACCAGTTTTCTCCATGATAAAAGGAATAAGTGCTGGGTCTATATTACCTGAGCGAGTTCCCATTGCCACACCTGCAAGTGGGGTGAATCCCATTGATGTATCAATCGATTTTCCACCTTCAATTGCAGCAATACTCGCTCCATTTCCAAGGTGACAAGATATAAGACGTAATTCTTCGACAGGTCTACCTAATAGTTCTGCCGCTCGTTCAGAAACGTATTTATGAGACGTACCGTGGAAGCCGTATTTACGAATTCCATACTTTTCATAATACTCATACGGAAGGCTGTATAAGTAAGACTTTTCAGGCATCGTTTGATGGAACGCTGTATCAAACACCGCTACAGCTGGTACGTTAGGAAGAATCTCCTTAAATGCCTTAATTCCAACTACGTTAGCCGGATTATGAAGTGGTGCTAATTCTGATAACTCGTCAAGTTTTGCAAGAACTTCATCTGTAATAACTACAGAATCACTAAATTCTTCCCCACCATGTACAACACGGTGACCAATACCTGTAATTTCATCAAAACTCTTTACTACACCTAAATCAATTAATTTATTTAATAAGATCTTAACAGCGACTCCATGATCTGGTATGTCTGTTACATCTGTTTGTTTTTCTTCGTTATACGAAATATTGAATACAGCATCATTCAGACCTATTCTCTCGACTAAACCTTTCGTAATAACAGTTTCACTTGGCATATCAAATAACTGAAACTTAAGAGAAGAACTCCCTGCGTTAATTGCAATAATTTTTGACATCGTTGATGACAACTCCTTTATTGATGTTAAAACAATGAAAAACATAAGCATCTACTTGCCTATTTTGTGCATTTATTATGTAATCTATTGATTCCCTACTTCATTTAAACATCGACATTTTTTTTTTGCAAGAGTCATCATCTATTGGGAGCGCTTACCCTTTATATTCGTTATTTTCTGATTATACTGCCTTATTTTTTTCTCTTTTCTGCTTGTATCCAGTCATTAATTTGTCCCATGATGTTCGACATTGCGTCTTTTTTCGAAAAACTAGGTAAATTAACAAGAAGCGCTTGTTTAGGTTGTTCTACATTTATTGCTTTCTTTTGAAGGATAAAGATACTTTTTGCATGCTTTGGACTTTTGAATAAGTTAAATGGAAGCTGTAACAATCCTTGAATGTACACATGATCTTTTAAATATACATGTAAGTTTTTTGACTCCTCACCTTCAAACATTGCATTTGGAACTAAGAAAAATAAGTACCCTCCAGGCTTCGTGTATTTAATGCTTTGTTCAATATATAAATGATGAGCATAGGAGTGACCTTCGTTTCGTTTTAGTTCAAAATTGCTCGCGTTTACATCATCTGGATAAAATCCGTAAGGAATATCAGATATAACAGTATCCACAGGCTCTATATATAAGTTTTGTAAGCTATCCTGTGTATAAAATTCTATTGGATGTTGCTGTAAATTGGAGTTTTGATAGGCTAACTTAATTAGTAAATCATCGACATCTATTCCGTACGTAGTTAGTTTTTTGTCACTTAATTGATTTAGTACGGCAGTTAATAAATTACCTGTTCCTACAGCTGGATCTAAAATAGAAATAGATGCGTTACTCTCATTAAATTTTGACACAAGGAAACCTATAAAAAGAGAAATAGCATCAGGTGTCATTTGGTGATTAACTTGCGCACCTTCTTTCATTCCTTTCAATATTGCTAACTGAAATCCTTTACGTACTTCTTCTTTCGTTAATGATTGTAAGTTAATTTTATCGTATTCCTTTAATAGTCTTTTTTTCGTTAGTTCCGATAGTTCATCCTGTAATACATCTTGATGAAATAAGTTTTCAGCAGTTTCTGCTAACGCTTCTAAATATGTACAAGATAGCTCCTCCTGCAAAATAGAGCTTGTTGTATCAAATATCGTAAATGTTTCTTCTAATTTCGTTAAACTCAAATTTAACACTTCCTTTTATCTTTTAGCATCATTTATTTTATCGAATATATGACGAAAAACCAACTTTTTATCTATGTATGTAAGAACAAAAGCGAAGGGGGCTCGTTCTAGCCCGACAAGTATAAGACAGGCGCTGCAGGTGGGCGCTTTTTGCCCACCGGAAGTGACTGGCTTATGTCTCAAGGGCCAAGCCGCCGGAGCTAGACGTAACGTAAGTAAAGTTAGAAGTTATCCACAAAATTTACACGGTTACGATAAAAAAGGATGACTAACAAAAACGCGAGTCATCCTTGAAGAAATACTATTATATAACGGGTAGCTCCAGTTTGTGTGGACCTGAGCGAGCCCCTTCCGCTTTTCTTTGTCCAGCTACGGCGCATTGGCCCTATCAAACTTCCCAGTCCGTCCGTACGATAAGTCAATATCAGCTCTCTTTCGTTCGCTGTGTTTCCTTTATCTCCTACCGGCCTGGTCCAGTTTATACGGGCCAGGCCGATGCGCCTTCGCTTTTCTAATTACTCTGCA from Sutcliffiella cohnii encodes:
- a CDS encoding universal stress protein — encoded protein: MYKHVLVAVDGSKESEQAFQKALHLCLKDNAALTITHIIDIHTFAAMNLHTGTAIEHAENYAKELLTKFEKQAVEANVKTVNKIVDFGSPKILIARDIARKNSIDLIVCGATGVNAIERLLIGSVSENIVRNAACDVLVVRN
- a CDS encoding EcsC family protein, translated to MQESQVKDKIVSWENELKLLQKSQLEETIDSWLETAFSYIPEELKHNFFQQLDTWLFHLQGIIQESTFQNEAEQRIINTAQIFEPSITSIEQIQTLNLEQKSFIANQQMAKQKLYALVQGGMTGIGKYSTLAMDIPAFTLLNIRTTQLIAMSFGYTSKSPMEMVRLLQVYYAATLPKRFQYERWEQLKQELKLERDPYFYPLSEREHPETWIHHPLTHLLKLIFIITVTRKKERLPIVGIVTGASLNHYWTKQVSTFAHHYFSVRHLAENEY
- the guaC gene encoding GMP reductase, which produces MENVFDYEDIQLIPAKCIVNSRSECDTTIKLGKHTFNLPVVPANMQTIIDEKIALYLAENGYFYIMHRFEPEKRIDFIKDMHARGLIASISVGVKEEEYSFVQQLAEEQLTPDYITIDIAHGHSNAVIEMIQHIKKHLPNSFVIAGNVGTPEAVRELENAGADATKVGIGPGKVCITKIKTGFGTGGWQLAALRWCAKAASKPVIADGGIRTHGDIAKSIRFGASMVMIGSLFAGHEESPGETVERDGKLFKEYFGSASEFQKGEKKNVEGKKIFVEHKGSLKDTLKEMEQDLQSSISYAGGNKLDAIKHVDYVVVKNSIFNGDKVY
- a CDS encoding acetate kinase, coding for MSKIIAINAGSSSLKFQLFDMPSETVITKGLVERIGLNDAVFNISYNEEKQTDVTDIPDHGVAVKILLNKLIDLGVVKSFDEITGIGHRVVHGGEEFSDSVVITDEVLAKLDELSELAPLHNPANVVGIKAFKEILPNVPAVAVFDTAFHQTMPEKSYLYSLPYEYYEKYGIRKYGFHGTSHKYVSERAAELLGRPVEELRLISCHLGNGASIAAIEGGKSIDTSMGFTPLAGVAMGTRSGNIDPALIPFIMEKTGKSADEVLDVLNKKSGILGVSGFSSDLRDIESAAKEGNERAQLALDVFASRIHKYIGSYAARMYGVDAIIFTAGIGENSTEIRARVLRGLEFMGVYWDPTLNQVRGKEAFINYPHSPVKVIIIPTNEEVMIARDVLRLANV
- a CDS encoding class I SAM-dependent methyltransferase, giving the protein MSLTKLEETFTIFDTTSSILQEELSCTYLEALAETAENLFHQDVLQDELSELTKKRLLKEYDKINLQSLTKEEVRKGFQLAILKGMKEGAQVNHQMTPDAISLFIGFLVSKFNESNASISILDPAVGTGNLLTAVLNQLSDKKLTTYGIDVDDLLIKLAYQNSNLQQHPIEFYTQDSLQNLYIEPVDTVISDIPYGFYPDDVNASNFELKRNEGHSYAHHLYIEQSIKYTKPGGYLFFLVPNAMFEGEESKNLHVYLKDHVYIQGLLQLPFNLFKSPKHAKSIFILQKKAINVEQPKQALLVNLPSFSKKDAMSNIMGQINDWIQAEKRKK